The following proteins come from a genomic window of Rissa tridactyla isolate bRisTri1 chromosome 11, bRisTri1.patW.cur.20221130, whole genome shotgun sequence:
- the PAIP2 gene encoding polyadenylate-binding protein-interacting protein 2 translates to MKDPSRSSTSPSIISEDVIINGHSHEDDNPFAEYMWMENEEEFNRQIEEELWEEEFIERCFQEMLEEEEEHEWFIPARDLPQTMDQIQDQFNDLVISDSSSLEDLVVKSNLNPNAKEFVPGVKYLNI, encoded by the exons ATGAAAGATCCAAGTCGCAGCAGTACTAGCCCAAGCATCATCAGTGAAGATGTGATTATAAATGGTCACTCTCATGAAGATGACAATCCCTTTGCGGAGTACATGTGGATGGAAAACGAAGAGGAATTTAACAGGCAG ATCGAAGAGGAGTTGTGGGAAGAAGAATTTATTGAGCGCTGTTTCCAGGAGAtgctggaagaagaggaggagcatGAATGGTTTATTCCAGCCCGTGATCTCCCACAAACAATGGATCAAATCCAGGACCAGTTCAATGATCTTGTTATCAGTGACAGCTCATCACTGGAGGATCTGGTG gTCAAGAGTAACCTGAATCCAAACGCAAAGGAGTTTGTTCCCGGGGTGAAGTACTTAAATATTTGA